The Ornithinimicrobium faecis genome includes a window with the following:
- a CDS encoding 1-phosphofructokinase family hexose kinase, which yields MTQEPWLCVVAPTSMLMIEIERPEDIAADIAADITADGTARGADDRAEIHVHRGGQGLWVATMARALDARVSVCGPFGGETGDILQQIARDDGMEVIAVDYAEGSAALVHDRRSGEREEIARMPAAPLRRHETDELFGAALVTGTEADVCVLTGAQPADVLAAEFFGRLTHDLLVGGVTVVADLSGEAALRVIEQGPAVLKMAHDEVIAAGLAEEDTVSALRVAGQRLVEQGVGTVVVSRADQPALVVHDASAWLVHTPSLSSVDHRGAGDSMTAGIAVGLARGLSVLEAVRLGAAAGTLNITRRGLGTGRREQIERFSDQVQIEELD from the coding sequence ATGACTCAGGAGCCGTGGCTGTGCGTGGTGGCCCCCACCTCGATGCTCATGATCGAGATCGAGCGCCCAGAAGACATTGCTGCAGACATTGCTGCAGACATCACTGCGGACGGCACTGCGCGTGGTGCGGACGACCGCGCCGAGATCCACGTGCACCGGGGCGGCCAGGGGTTGTGGGTCGCCACGATGGCGCGGGCACTCGACGCACGGGTGAGCGTCTGTGGCCCGTTTGGCGGTGAGACCGGCGACATCCTCCAACAGATCGCCCGGGACGACGGCATGGAGGTGATTGCGGTCGACTACGCCGAGGGGAGCGCCGCGCTCGTCCACGACCGGCGCTCCGGGGAGCGGGAGGAGATCGCCCGCATGCCGGCCGCCCCACTGCGGCGACACGAGACCGACGAACTGTTTGGGGCGGCCCTGGTCACTGGGACCGAGGCGGACGTCTGTGTGCTGACCGGCGCTCAACCGGCCGACGTGCTGGCCGCCGAGTTCTTCGGGCGGTTGACGCACGACCTGCTCGTCGGGGGAGTCACGGTGGTCGCTGACCTCTCCGGCGAGGCCGCGCTGAGGGTGATCGAGCAGGGACCCGCGGTGCTCAAGATGGCGCACGACGAGGTGATCGCCGCGGGGTTGGCCGAGGAGGACACGGTGTCGGCGCTGCGCGTGGCCGGGCAGCGCCTGGTCGAGCAGGGTGTCGGGACGGTGGTCGTCTCCCGTGCGGACCAGCCGGCCCTGGTGGTCCACGACGCCAGTGCCTGGCTGGTGCACACACCGTCGCTCTCCTCGGTCGACCACCGTGGTGCGGGCGACTCGATGACGGCGGGCATCGCGGTGGGCCTAGCTCGCGGACTGTCCGTCCTGGAGGCGGTCCGCCTCGGCGCAGCAGCAGGCACCCTGAACATCACCCGCCGCGGGCTCGGCACGGGCCGCCGGGAACAGATCGAGCGGTTCTCCGACCAGGTCCAGATCGAGGAGTTGGACTGA
- a CDS encoding TetR/AcrR family transcriptional regulator has product MVDTRRERTHERLLTCALALFEAQGFESTTTAQIAAAAGVTEMTFFRHFASKARVVTTDPYDPMIADGIATQPHGLPPLVRAARGVGQALRTMSEPETDLVRRRVRVIAASPALRASTFRGHEATETRIRDQLITDGAPEMEAHVAAAALMAALTAALFLWAQDDELPVRTAVEAALLTLAGPGA; this is encoded by the coding sequence ATGGTTGACACCAGACGAGAGCGCACGCATGAGCGTCTCCTGACGTGTGCGCTTGCGTTGTTCGAGGCCCAGGGGTTTGAGTCGACCACGACGGCGCAGATTGCGGCGGCAGCCGGAGTCACGGAGATGACCTTCTTCCGCCACTTCGCCAGCAAGGCACGGGTCGTCACCACCGATCCGTATGACCCGATGATCGCGGACGGGATCGCCACCCAACCGCATGGCCTTCCACCGTTGGTCCGCGCCGCGCGCGGAGTGGGTCAGGCCCTTCGCACGATGTCGGAGCCGGAGACGGACCTGGTGCGTCGCCGGGTCCGAGTCATCGCTGCTTCGCCGGCGTTGCGTGCCAGCACTTTCCGCGGCCACGAGGCCACCGAGACGCGCATTCGGGATCAGCTCATCACGGACGGCGCGCCCGAGATGGAGGCCCACGTGGCCGCCGCAGCGCTCATGGCCGCGTTGACCGCGGCACTCTTCTTGTGGGCGCAGGACGACGAACTGCCCGTGCGCACCGCGGTTGAGGCGGCCCTCCTCACCCTGGCGGGTCCCGGTGCCTGA
- a CDS encoding ABC transporter ATP-binding protein, translating to MREATRVFGADAGLFGLSLSLAAGEVHAIIGLNGAGKTTLMRAVLGMLALTGGTVSIDGTPLARVPTVTWSRVGHLVEHLFAYPELDTRTNLEVAARLHGADSLSIPGIVDTAISELGLVRYAQVRAARLSQGNRNRLGLAAALQHDPSLIVLDEPTNALDPAGVILLRELLLRRAEGGAGVLVSSHHLDEVARFADRISVLNHGQIIGSLAPGEHDLERAFFDLVHADDERRAP from the coding sequence GTGCGGGAGGCGACCCGAGTCTTCGGAGCAGACGCCGGCCTGTTCGGCCTGAGCCTGTCGCTCGCGGCCGGTGAGGTGCACGCGATCATCGGCCTCAACGGCGCCGGGAAGACGACGCTGATGCGTGCGGTCCTGGGGATGCTCGCTCTCACTGGCGGCACCGTCTCGATCGACGGCACGCCACTGGCACGAGTGCCGACCGTCACGTGGAGCCGGGTCGGACATCTCGTTGAGCATCTCTTCGCCTATCCCGAGCTCGACACCCGCACCAACCTGGAGGTGGCGGCGCGTCTCCACGGTGCCGACTCCTTGTCGATCCCCGGGATCGTCGACACGGCCATCAGCGAGCTCGGCCTCGTGCGATACGCCCAGGTGAGGGCGGCCCGCCTGTCCCAGGGGAACCGGAACCGCCTCGGCCTGGCCGCGGCTCTCCAGCACGATCCCTCGCTGATTGTCCTCGACGAACCGACCAACGCGCTTGACCCGGCTGGTGTCATCCTGCTGCGCGAGCTGCTGCTGCGTCGCGCGGAGGGCGGGGCCGGCGTCCTGGTGTCCAGCCACCATCTCGACGAGGTCGCCCGGTTCGCCGACCGCATCTCCGTTCTCAACCACGGCCAGATCATCGGCTCCCTCGCACCGGGAGAACACGACCTGGAGCGGGCGTTCTTCGACCTGGTGCACGCCGACGACGAACGGCGGGCACCATGA
- a CDS encoding ABC transporter permease: protein MTSLGAALHVEARKALAARVMRTSTALLVIGIAVLAGALVGAASAGNEQILGQLGPSADESGWPLLSGLTAQITAVASVLGFGIGLSWLFGREFSEGTITGLFALPTSRPTIALAKLLIYLGWVVLVAVTLTLLVLAAGWILEMGTLDSTVLDQLGRQFVLTVLSGLLAVPAAWAATLGRGLLAGIATTLGVIITAQVCAIAAPAVAGWLPLSAPALWAMQPDVSHGWHLVPVAVIPIVFGTLTAVAWKRLQLDR from the coding sequence ATGACCTCCCTCGGGGCAGCACTGCACGTCGAGGCGCGCAAAGCACTCGCCGCCCGCGTCATGCGCACCTCCACGGCGCTGCTCGTCATCGGCATCGCCGTGCTCGCCGGGGCGCTCGTCGGCGCGGCATCGGCCGGGAACGAGCAGATCCTGGGCCAGCTCGGTCCATCGGCCGACGAGAGTGGGTGGCCGCTGTTGAGCGGCCTCACCGCGCAGATCACTGCGGTCGCGTCTGTGTTGGGTTTCGGCATCGGGCTCAGCTGGCTCTTCGGTCGCGAGTTCAGCGAGGGCACCATCACCGGCCTGTTCGCACTGCCCACCTCCCGGCCGACGATCGCGCTCGCCAAGCTGCTCATTTACCTCGGGTGGGTCGTTCTGGTCGCCGTGACGCTGACCCTTCTCGTCCTCGCCGCGGGATGGATCCTCGAGATGGGCACCCTCGACAGCACCGTGCTCGACCAACTCGGCCGCCAGTTCGTCCTCACCGTCCTCAGCGGACTGCTGGCCGTTCCCGCAGCCTGGGCGGCGACCCTCGGCCGCGGACTGCTGGCCGGCATCGCCACCACTCTCGGCGTGATCATCACCGCACAGGTCTGCGCCATCGCAGCGCCGGCGGTCGCTGGGTGGCTGCCTCTGTCCGCACCCGCGCTGTGGGCGATGCAACCCGATGTCAGCCACGGCTGGCACCTGGTGCCTGTCGCCGTCATCCCGATCGTTTTCGGCACGCTCACGGCCGTCGCGTGGAAGCGACTACAACTCGACCGATAA